In Hevea brasiliensis isolate MT/VB/25A 57/8 chromosome 13, ASM3005281v1, whole genome shotgun sequence, a single genomic region encodes these proteins:
- the LOC110647477 gene encoding adenylate isopentenyltransferase — MRLPFPNIHSHCTSSQILPSIPCSSPLFKLAPRRPPLGVRMDSSTGPTSSSSTSVHHYHRRQKDKIVVIMGATGCGKTKLSIDLGTSFQSEIINSDKMQVYRGLDITTNKIPIHDRLGVVHHLLGVFDPEDGEVGPSEFRLTAGLAISDIVSRQKLPLIVGGSNSFIHALVVDRFNPELDVFGGASVSTQLRYKCCFIWVDVSLPLLCDYLCKRVDEMLDLGMFEELLEHFRRKDPANQPGLRKAIGVPEFDRYFKNHPPGTEGREWGEVRRGAYEEAVREIKENTCQLAKRQIGKIMRLKGTGWDLQRVDATEAFMEAMKVRTASSNIEKNKKRWMEVWERDVLEPSMKIVNRFLEE, encoded by the coding sequence ATGAGACTCCCCTTCCCAAATATTCACTCCCACTGCACTTCTTCTCAAATACTTCCCTCTATCCCATGCTCTTCGCCGCTCTTCAAGCTCGCCCCCCGCCGTCCTCCCCTGGGGGTCCGCATGGACTCATCCACCGGacccacttcttcttcttctacctcTGTTCATCATTATCATCGCCGCCAGAAAGACAAGATCGTCGTCATCATGGGAGCCACTGGTTGTGGTAAAACAAAACTCTCCATTGATCTCGGCACAAGTTTTCAGTCCGAAATCATCAACTCCGATAAAATGCAAGTATACAGAGGACTCGATATAACCACCAATAAAATCCCGATTCACGATCGTCTTGGCGTTGTCCACCATTTGCTCGGCGTCTTCGACCCGGAAGACGGCGAGGTGGGTCCTTCCGAGTTCCGTTTAACGGCTGGGTTGGCTATCTCCGATATTGTTTCGAGACAAAAGCTGCCCCTAATCGTAGGTGGCTCCAACTCATTTATTCATGCTCTGGTGGTTGACCGTTTTAATCCGGAATTAGATGTTTTTGGTGGGGCATCGGTGTCGACCCAGTTGAGGTACAAGTGCTGTTTCATATGGGTGGATGTGTCATTACCTCTGCTCTGCGATTACTTATGCAAGCGAGTGGACGAAATGCTGGACTTGGGGATGTTTGAGGAATTACTGGAGCACTTCAGAAGGAAAGACCCGGCGAATCAACCCGGTTTGAGGAAAGCAATCGGCGTGCCAGAGTTTGACCGATATTTTAAGAATCACCCACCGGGGACAGAAGGAAGGGAGTGGGGTGAGGTACGGCGAGGAGCATACGAGGAAGCAGTAAGAGAGATAAAAGAGAACACGTGTCAACTGGCGAAAAGACAGATAGGGAAGATCATGAGATTAAAAGGGACAGGGTGGGACCTACAGAGAGTGGACGCGACGGAGGCCTTCATGGAGGCAATGAAGGTGAGAACGGCGTCGTCAAATATCGAAAAGAATAAGAAGAGGTGGATGGAGGTTTGGGAGAGAGATGTGTTGGAGCCAAGCATGAAGATTGTGAACCGCTTCTTGGAGGAGTAG